One window of Dermacentor albipictus isolate Rhodes 1998 colony chromosome 9, USDA_Dalb.pri_finalv2, whole genome shotgun sequence genomic DNA carries:
- the alphaCOP gene encoding coatomer subunit alpha — protein sequence MLTKFETKSARVKGLSFHPKRPWILASLHNGVIQLWDYRMCTLLDKFDEHDGPVRGICFHNQQPLFVSGGDDYQIKVWNYKQRRCMFTLLGHLDYIRTTTFHHEYPWILSSSDDQTIRVWNWQSRTCICVLTGHTHYVMCAQFHPSEDLMVSASLDQTIRVWDLGGLRKKNVAPGPGGLDEHLKNPGHTDLFGTSDAVVRHFLDGHERGVNWAVFHPTAPLVVSGADDRQIKLWRMNESKAWEVDTCRGHYCNVSCVLFHPRQELILSNSEDKSIRVWDMSKRTCLHTFRREHDRFWILASHPSLNLFAAGHDSGMILFKLERERPAFALHGNLLYYCKDRFLRRLDLTTSKDVAYLQFRGGSRSPVFSMSYNPAENAVLLNTRTANPDNSTYDLCMVPKDYDPQNPDMVEGKRSTGLTAVWVARNRFAVLDRTHNIVIKNMKNEVSKKVQTPSCDEIFYAGTGMLLLRDSDSLMLFDVTQGRQRASVKAKAKYVVWSSDMSHVALLAKHTLTICNRNLEVLCSVQESTRVKSGAWDDSGVFVYTTSNHIKYTLTNGDHGIIRTLDLPIYITRVKDSSVYCLDRECRPRVLGIDPTEYRFKLALVNRKYDEVLHMVRNAKLVGQSIIAYLQKKGYPEVALHFVKDEKTRFALALECGNIEVALEAARTLDDKKCWEKLGEAALLQGNHQVVEMAYQRTKNFDKLSFLYLITGNLEKLRKMLKIAEIRKDTSGQFTNALYLGDVQERIKILKNCGQTSLAYLCARTHGLTEEAEALAPTVPNAESHSAPDPNAPLLTPPVPIQPCDENWPLLSVTRGFFDSAATTKKTAMAAADVEVDAEGWGDDAELALDEEGAAAEKEPIEAGEAGEGGWDVDEDIELPPELAEAAGPTPGAGDEGYFVAPTKGVSQSQQWTNNSKLAVDHVLAGSFESAFRLLHDQVGAVVFEPLRPLFMATFARSRTAFQGLPELPCLYGHPLRNWRDASSAKSGLPAVGCKLSDLLDRLQLCYQLTTSGKFTEAVEKFRALLLSVLLLAVDTRQEMAEAQQLIEVCREYILGLSLETERKALPKETLEQQKRACEMAAYFTHCNLQPIHQILTLRTALNLFFKLKNYKTAASLGRRLLELGPRPDVAAQTRKILQACDKTPTDSHELRYDEHNPFALCGKSYVPIYRGKPEVKCPLCGTSYLPDFKGSVCGVCSVAEVGKDTIGLRISALQFR from the exons GTCTGGAACTACAAGCAGCGGCGATGCATGTTCACACTGCTAGGCCACTTGGATTACATTCGCACAACCACGTTCCACCACGAGTACCCATGGATCCTGTCTTCCTCGGACGATCAGACCATCCGCGTGTGGAACTGGCAGTCGCGCACCTGCATCTGCGTGCTCACGGGACACACTCACTATGTCATGTGTGCCCAGTTCCACCCGTCCGAGGACCTGATGGTCTCGGCCTCACTTGACCAGACGATCCGTGTCTGGGACCTGGGAGGGCTTCGAAAGAAAAATGTCGCACCTGGACCGGGGGGCCTTGACGAACACCTGAAGAATCCAGGTCACACGGACCTGTTTGGAACGTCGGATGCTGTTGTGCGGCACTTCCTTGATG GTCATGAACGTGGTGTAAACTGGGCAGTGTTCCATCCCACCGCACCCCTCGTGGTGTCGGGCGCTGATGACCGGCAGATCAAGCTCTGGCGCATGAATGAGTCCAAGGCCTGGGAAGTGGACACCTGCCGTGGCCACTACTGCAATGTTTCCTGCGTTTTGTTCCACCCAAG GCAGGAGCTCATCCTCAGTAACTCTGAAGACAAGAGCATCCGAGTGTGGGACATGTCGAAGCGCACCTGCCTGCACACTTTCCGGCGCGAGCATGATCGTTTCTGGATCTTGGCTAGCCACCCGAGCCTCAACCTCTTCGCAGCAGGACATGATTCAG GCATGATTCTGTTCAAGCTTGAGCGTGAGCGCCCTGCCTTTGCCCTACATGGTAACCTGCTGTACTACTGCAAGGATCGTTTCCTGCGACGGTTGGACCTTACTACCTCCAAGGATGTGGCCTACCTGCAGTTCCGAGGTGGCAGCCGCAGCCCTGTCTTCAG CATGTCGTACAATCCAGCGGAGAACGCCGTTCTGCTGAACACACGCACTGCAAACCCAGACAACAGCACGTACGACCTTTGCATGGTTCCTAAAGACTACGACCCACAGAATCCTGACATGGTCGAGGGAAAGCGGTCCACTGGCCTCACCGCTGTCTGGGTGGCACGCAACCGTTTCGCTGTACTTGATCGCACCCACAAT ATTGTCATCAAAAACATGAAGAATGAGGTCAGCAAGAAGGTGCAGACGCCTAGCTGCGATGAGATCTTTTATGCTGGCACAGGCATGCTTCTGTTGCGTGATTCAGACAGCTTGATGCTGTTTGATGTGACTCAGGGAAG GCAGCGAGCCTCGGTCAAGGCCAAGGCTAAGTATGTGGTTTGGAGCTCAGACATGAGCCACGTGGCCCTGCTGGCCAAGCACACTCTGACCATCTGCAACCGGAACCTGGAGGTGCTCTGCAGCGTTCAGGAGAGCACACGTGTCAAGAGCGGTGCCTGGGACGACTCTGGTGTTTTCGTCTACACCACCTCCAACCACATCAAGTACACCCTCACCAATGG AGATCATGGCATAATCCGCACCCTGGACTTGCCCATCTACATAACTCGTGTGAAGGACTCGAGTGTGTATTGCCTGGACCGCGAATGCCGGCCCCGTGTCCTGGGCATCGACCCCACTGAGTATCGGTTCAAGCTTGCTCTGGTCAACCGAAAGTATGATGAG GTTCTGCACATGGTGCGTAATGCCAAGCTCGTGGGCCAGTCCATCATTGCCTACCTGCAGAAGAAGGGCTACCCTGAGGTGGCACTGCACTTTGTCAAGGACGAGAAGACACGCTTCGCCCTTGCATTGGAGTGTGGCAACATTGAG GTTGCCTTGGAGGCAGCTCGCACCCTGGATGATAAGAAATGCTGGGAAAAGCTGGGCGAAGCTGCATTGCTGCAAGGAAATCACCAG GTGGTGGAGATGGCATATCAGCGCACCAAGAACTTTGACAAGCTGTCGTTCCTCTACCTGATCACGGGCAACCTGGAGAAGCTTCGCAAGATGCTCAAGATTGCGGAGATTCGCAAGGACACGAGCGGGCAGTTCACCAACGCCCTCTACCTCGGCGATGTGCAGGAGCGCATCAAGATCCTCAAG AACTGCGGACAGACATCCCTGGCGTACTTGTGTGCTCGCACACACGGCCTTACAGAGGAGGCGGAGGCTCTTGCTCCGACCGTGCCGAATGCAGAGTCTCACAGTGCCCCGGATCCAAATGCCCCTCTCCTCACGCCCCCTGTGCCGATCCAACCATGCGATGAGAATTGGCCTCTGCTGAGTGTCACCCGGGGCTTTTTCGACAGTGCGGCTACCACAAAGAAGACTGCCATGGCTGCAGCAGATGTGGAGGTGGACGCTGAAG GCTGGGGAGATGATGCTGAACTTGCTTTGGATGAAGAAGGCGCTGCTGCTGAAAAGGAGCCCATCGAAGCTGGTGAAGCCGGAGAAGGCGGATGGGACGTCGACGAAGACATCGAGCTGCCACCAGAACTTGCTGAAGCAGCGGGACCCACCCCTGGTGCTGGGGACGAGGGCTATTTCGTGGCCCCAACCAAGGGTGTCTCCCAGAGCCAGCAATGGACCAACAACTCCAAGCTTGCCGTCGACCATGTCTTGGCTGGTTCGTTCGAATCTGCCTTTCGCCTGCTTCATGACCAAGTCGGCGCGGTTGTCTTTGAACCTCTTCGACCACTTTTCATGGCAACCTTCGCACGTTCTCGAACGGCGTTTCAGGGCTTGCCCGAGCTTCCCTGTCTTTATGGACACCCTCTGCGGAACTGGAGGGACGCCAGTTCTGCCAAGAGCGGCCTCCCTGCTGTCGGTTGCAAGCTTTCGGACCTGCTTGATCGTCTGCAGCTGTGCTACCAGCTGACCACATCTGGAAAGTTCACCGAAGCGGTTGAAAAGTTCCGGGCCCTTCTCCTCTCTGTCCTCCTCCTTGCTGTTGACACAAGACAGGAGATGGCGGAGGCCCAGCAGCTCATTGAAGTCTGTCGCGAGTACATCCTGGGTCTTTCCCTGGAGACCGAACGAAAGGCCCTCCCCAAGGAGACCCTAGAGCAGCAGAAGCGGGCCTGCGAGATGGCAGCATATTTCACGCACTGTAACTTGCAGCCAATCCACCAGATCCTGACCCTTCGTACCGCACTGAACCTGTTCTTCAAGCTGAAGAACTACAAGACAGCGGCATCCCTTGGCAGGCGGCTTCTGGAACTAGGACCACGTCCTGATGTTGCCGCGCAGACTAGAAAGATCCTCCAAGCTTGCGACAAGACACCGACAGACTCGCACGAGCTGCGGTATGATGAGCACAACCCATTTGCCCTGTGCGGCAAAAGCTATGTTCCGATATACAGAGGAAAGCCAGAAGTGAAATGTCCCCTGTGTGGAACCAGCTACCTACCCGATTTCAAGGGTTCCGTGTGCGGTGTCTGTTCTGTGGCCGAGGTTGGCAAGGATACCATTGGCCTGCGCATCAGTGCTCTGCAGTTCCGTTGA